Proteins from one Sesamum indicum cultivar Zhongzhi No. 13 unplaced genomic scaffold, S_indicum_v1.0 scaffold00296, whole genome shotgun sequence genomic window:
- the LOC105180044 gene encoding uncharacterized protein LOC105180044 has translation MGMVKNGGLSLFHGSFAAPPPNPSRRKLYLFAQATTPSRTQRIMESIPVSGEVGGAGGAYSYNALKRLDSLWSSICNSSPVVQEPPQVVSEVPGLFQESERMERCSDMFDVIVCGGTLGIFIATALSSKGLRVGIVEKSILRGREQEWNISRKELLELVEVGVLTKGDIDHVTAASFNPNRCGFEGKGEIWVNDILNLGVSPGKLIETMRMRFTFLGGIIFEGCSVSHISVYEDSAVLELADGKILSSRLIIDAMGNFSPIVKQIRRGRKPDGICLVVGSCCRGFTENSTSDVIYSSASVKRVGQSEAQYFWEAFPAGSGPLDRTTYMFTYLYFTRGCPLLEELLEDYWDLMPKYQGVSLDDLDVLRVIYGIFPTYRDSPLPAAFDRVLQFGDASGIQSPVSFGGFGSLTRHLGRLSVGIHEAINSNFLDAQSLSLLNPYMPNLSASWLFQRAMSAKRQFDVLPTFINELLYANFESMQKLGDPVLRPFLQDVIQFCPLVKTLGLVMLTRPLIIPSIFKQFMDG, from the exons ATGGGAATGGTGAAGAATGGAGGATTGTCTCTCTTTCATGGATCATTTGCAGCTCCTCCACCTAACCCGTCAAGAAGGAAACTTTACCTGTTTGCACAAGCTACTACTCCTTCAAGAACCCAA AGGATAATGGAGAGTATACCAGTAAGTGGGGAGGTTGGCGGGGCTGGTGGTGCGTACTCATATAATGCTCTGAAAAGATTGGATAGCCTGTGGTCTAGCATTTGCAATTCTTCAccag TTGTCCAAGAACCGCCGCAAGTGGTTTCTGAAGTTCCCGGTTTATTTCAAGAATCTGAACGGATGGAGAGATGCAGCGATATGTTTGATGTCATAGTGTGTGGCGGCACTTTGGGAATTTTCATTGCTACTGCATTGAGTTCTAAAGGTCTTCGAGTTGGGATAGTGgaaaagagtatattgagaggG AGGGAACAAGAATGGAATATATCTAGAAAAGAGCTTTTGGAGCTCGTTGAAGTTGGTGTTCTGACAAAAGGTGACATTGATCATGTTACGGCTGCCAGCTTCAATCCT AATAGATGTGGATTTGAAGGGAAGGGTGAGATTTGGGTTAACGACATTCTTAATCTTGGAGTTTC GCCGGGCAAGCTTATAGAAACCATGAGAATGCGTTTCACTTTCCTTGGTGGTATTATCTTTGAAGGTTGCAGTGTATCTCACATATCAGTATATGAGGATTCAGCT GTCCTAGAACTAGCAGATGGAAAGATTTTATCATCACGTCTGATTATTGATGCAATGGGAAACTTTTCTCCAATTGTAAAACAA ATTAGACGTGGAAGAAAACCAGATGGCATTTGCCTTGTTGTTGGATCTTGTTGTCGTGGTTTTACAGAGAATTCTACAAGTGATGTGATATATAGTAGTGCTTCAGTGAAGAGGGTTGGTCAGTCAGAAGCACAATATTTCTGGGAG GCATTCCCTGCTGGCTCGGGTCCCCTTGACCGAACTACATATATGTTCACCTACCTTTACTTTACCCGGGGGTGTCCCCTATTGGAAGAGTTACTGGAAGACTACTGGGACTTAATGCCAAAGTATCAG GGAGTGTCCCTCGATGATCTGGATGTTTTGAGAGTTATATATGGCATTTTTCCAACATATCGTGACAG TCCATTGCCAGCAGCATTTGATCGAGTTCTACAG TTTGGGGATGCTAGTGGTATACAATCACCGGTTTCTTTTGGTGGGTTTGGGAGCTTGACAAGGCACCTTGGGCGATTATCAGTTG GCATACATGAAGCAATCAATAGCAATTTTTTGGATGCCCAGAGCTTATCACTGTTAAATCCATATATG CCTAACTTAAGTGCGTCTTGGCTGTTTCAAAGAGCCATGTCAGCCAAAAGGCAGTTCGATGTTTTGCCTACTTTCATAAATGAGCTTCTATATGCCAATTTTGAAAGCATGCag AAACTAGGAGATCCAGTGCTCAGACCTTTTCTTCAG GACGTCATACAGTTTTGTCCTCTTGTGAAGACGTTAGGCCTCGTGATGCTGACTCGACCTCTAATTATACCATCAATATTTAAGCAG tttatggatggttaa